One region of Malania oleifera isolate guangnan ecotype guangnan chromosome 6, ASM2987363v1, whole genome shotgun sequence genomic DNA includes:
- the LOC131158584 gene encoding leucine-rich repeat receptor-like protein kinase PXC1, whose amino-acid sequence MQTPRAGVSPETFARTMLSSALSPSVGTTAFPPIYDPYSNPSRWNPSQRANTNNNNNKRSALQMWSIALIAAAVALLPLFLLAVLLFFRYSRRQRRAQRLQKEAAGEGFAGWVEKAVYHSENTEDPERVVELQFFNKEMIVFDLDDLLRASAEVISEKGKLGTTYKTMLESGFVVAVKRLEDMNGLRKKEFIQQMELLGNMRHENLSQLISFYYSKEEKLVIHEFVPHGNLFQLLHENRRARRVPLRWYARLSIIKGIAKGLAFLHQSLPSHHRALLHANLKSSNVLIQCTGENYMSKLTDFGFLPFLHCRKSLEKLAIAKSPEFSQGKKLTQKADVYCFGIIVLEIITGRIPGQLLSGNNVPIFEDLCDWVRMVVNNDWTTDVLDEEIRATNQGHEEMLKLTEMALQCTDMTPEKRPKMSEVARRIEEIGQ is encoded by the exons ATGCAGACGCCGCGAGCCGGAGTCTCGCCGGAAACCTTTGCGCGCACTATGCTGTCCTCAGCTCTTTCGCCCAGCGTCGGCACCACTGCATTTCCTCCCATCTATGATCCCTACAGCAACCCTAGTCGGTGGAATCCATCCCAGCGGGCCAATactaacaataacaataataagaggAGTGCTCTGCAAATGTGGAGCATTGCTTTGATTGCAGCCGCAGTTGCCTTGCTTCCGCTTTTCTTGCTCGCCGTGCTTCTTTTCTTTCGGTATTCCAGGAGGCAGCGCCGCGCACAGAGATTGCAAAAGGAGGCCGCAG GGGAGGGTTTTGCTGGGTGGGTGGAGAAAGCGGTGTATCATTCGGAGAACACAGAAGATCCTGAAAGAGTGGTGGAATTACAATTCTTCAACAAAGAAATGATTGTTTTTGATCTGGATGATTTATTGAGGGCATCCGCGGAAGTGATTAGTGAAAAGGGAAAGCTTGGCACCACTTACAAAACAATGCTAGAATCAGGATTTGTTGTTGCTGTAAAGAGACTCGAAGATATGAATGGGTTGAGAAAGAAAGAGTTTATCCAACAAATGGAGTTGCTAGGAAACATGAGACATGAAAACCTTTCGCAGCTAATCTCTTTCTACTACTCGAAGGAAGAAAAGCTGGTTATACATGAGTTTGTCCCTCATGGGAACTTGTTTCAGCTTTTACATG AGAATAGAAGAGCTAGAAGAGTACCTTTAAGATGGTATGCAAGACTATCCATTATCAAAGGCATTGCAAAAGGTCTGGCTTTTCTTCACCAATCATTACCTTCTCATCATAGAGCACTCCTCCATGCCAACCTCAAATCTTCCAATGTTCTCATCCAATGTACTGGTGAAAACTATATGTCAAAACTTACGGACTTTGGCTTCTTACCATTTTTACATTGTCGAAAATCCTTAGAGAAGCTAGCGATAGCCAAGTCGCCCGAATTCTCTCAAGGGAAGAAGCTTACACAGAAGGCTGATGTCTATTGTTTTGGCATTATTGTATTAGAGATCATAACTGGGAGAATCCCAGGGCAATTATTGTCGGGGAACAATGTACCAATATTTGAGGATCTTTGTGATTGGGTTAGAATGGTAGTTAACAATGATTGGACAACAGATGTACTAGATGAGGAGATACGAGCAACTAATCAAGGACATGAAGAGATGTTAAAGTTGACAGAGATGGCACTTCAGTGTACAGATATGACACCAGAGAAGCGACCAAAGATGAGTGAAGTGGCTAGAAGGATTGAAGAGATTGGGCAATAG